A region of the Arachis hypogaea cultivar Tifrunner chromosome 15, arahy.Tifrunner.gnm2.J5K5, whole genome shotgun sequence genome:
aaaattaacaaaaataataaaaaaaataaaaaataaattatttctcttgttaaaatttctgtatttttttgttaggataaatataaaatatattaatttaatatctcTTTATTTCAGTAAACAAACACAGCCAAATATACGTAGAATATCTTTTTAATTAGGATACAACTATACATAACTCTGCTTTTTTGAGTATGTAGGAGTGATGTCTAGGTTGATACCTGAAATTTCttacttattaaaataatttctgacGTTTGGAAATAACCAAATTGATCCTGAGTCTACGAATTGTGAATCTTCATTGTTCTTAATTTAATTGTACACAGTATTCATGTGGAACATTACAGTATCGACGTAGCATCCTCAACAATAAAGTGACAATTAAAATTTCAGTATAATCAAATGAGTgtgtaaaattaattaattggcCTCACTTTTATAAATTAAGGCtttgaataattaaataatcCGAAGTTGAAATTCTCGTGACCTAATTATCAATTTATCACTTTACTCTCAAATTTAcaaatttactaaaaataaagtaAGAAACTATTTATACAACACCCACAGCAAGACACCAAAAAAAATACCACACCCATAGCTTGTCCTAATAATTTCATGTCCAATAAATATCTGAAATAATCTATGAAAAAATATAGATAACCaacaatatttttaaacaatgtgtaaacaatgtgaattaataaggttaaaagaataaattaatcttatatttaattagtaacattaaattaagatgtagtatatttttatttgattagtagttgttcatgttgttcaagatgGTCATTATTTACCTAACACTCCCTTGATATTAATTTTTGTTTCCAACATATTGTTTGAACTTTGaacaaatcaatttattttttataatcctAAACAAATTAGACATTATTTACAGTTTAGAGTTTAGACACCCTACCAttaccaaaaaatatataaaaaagaacacACACGCGCACACTAAACAAAGGACTAGTTTCTCACCTTAAAATATTAGGAACTAATttatcaattttacttttttaagaactaattagcCTAATACAAAATTATTAAGAACCAATTTGGAGGATTACTCTTTGACATCAAATTATTCATAAAAGTATGATGACAGAAATTGGAGATAAAATTAAGGATGAACATTACTACATGAATCCATTTTCTTGACTAGAATATACATAAAAACACCAGCAACAAAAATAGAacgttttacaaaaaaaaaaaatctataacaaAGTGGGACAATTAAATAATATAGACTATAGCTTGTAATCAGATCCAATCAAATCTGAGAAACAAGCAGAGTTTTGGTGAATGTGAGAGAGAGCAACTTATAATAAGCTTGAATCAAAGAAATTAAACAGATGGGAAGTACTTGTTTAGATTGAAAGGAAGTGAATAAAACTCCTCACTTCTTGAGTCACCCTTGAAAGACCTATACTTGTCCCACCAATGTTTTCCTCTGTCTTTTCTTATAGCACCGTCTCTCTTGTGTAGTGTGTTGTCTAGGAAATATGCCACAACACCCGCAACAAATGGCTTTGATTGGAATGGCACATTTATTATATCATTGAACTGCCAAAAGGTACATAAAATGTTATTACTGCAACTCAACATAGCATAATTATTAACAGCTCCTTCATCTTAGCATCTTTGCTACCATTAAGTTGTTAAAAAAATCTCCTTTTTtatgtgtttggcaaatttttttaagtaaaagtactagaaaagttaaaagaaatttttttttctcaaaagctACAATTTGCATAAATCTTTTTtgctttagaaaaaaaatattttaaaatagtaactaaacaaaaaattttttttattttattatacccaaacataattgatacataaaaaaatatttttacatgaaatatctaatcaaattacttttactttttcaaaacatttttaaaaagaaaagatcACTTAAAAAACAAAGATTCTTTTGTTACAAGCTAGGTTAAAAAACAAATATTCTACTCTTTGAACTTTCGAAACGTGCAATTTGACTCTTTAaattgtaaaatataaaatatatattagaatataaatacatattaaaaataaattaaaccacatatatttatacacatacATTGGCGGTTGattataatgactaatttttgTGTTCAAATAACATTAAACAAAACATCGGTCACTTTGGAATTTTGATGTAAAcacattgaatttaatttctaatgtatcaaaatttcaaaatgaCGGATATTTTCGAACGGATggagtaaatattattatttgggAAAAATGCAATTAACCTTCTTTGTTAAATATCTTGTTAACTTTTCTTGCAAAAGAACCCTTAAAAAGGACAGTTAACGAAAGGTATTGTCAAGTCTTCACCGCATCGAATTGCACATTTTAAATTGTTTAGGGGGTTAGAAGTTTGGATGAGTTAATTGCATTTTCCCAATATTACtatatatgaatgttatgcatacCCATCTGGCACCAGTGTGGACTGGTCCAAAACCATTAATTGCTGTGTACTCATTGAAGTACTGAGGCACTGACAAGCCAAGGAACACAGAGAAGCCTAGTATGAACTTTGTCCTAAAACTGTTGAGATTGCAGAACTGAAGGAAACTTATACCCCCAGCACCTAAAATTGatgaaaaatgttaaaaaaaaatatatatattaacacaaacttttaaaaaattacattattatGATGTTTGTTGAAATAATCAAAATACGAACTTACCGACATAAGCAAAGAACAAGCAGTAAAGAGCAGCAACAATGGGAGGCGGGATCGATGCGAAAACCGCTCCAAATTTCCCTAAAGGGAAAGGAAAAGTTAGCGGTGTTAAACAACAGAAGAAAATGCATTCACATTTCGCTTTCATCAACTCACCAAGTATTGAAAAGAAAATCATAAATCCGGCAGATATTTGCACAACTCTTCTGCTTCCAACTTTGGTCAAAGCCAACAGGCCTGCATTTTCTCTGTGGAGAGAAAACATATGAATTCCTTTCATGCTTGTTTGGAtgtcattattttaataaaaaaaaagattttttcaatgaaaaatattttttttattttttaacgtgtttgacaATTTtcagtagtaaaaataaaagcactagaaaaataaaaaaacatcttttttttagaagctgtaatttacatcttttttttaaagatatttttcctTAAAAacaaagatgtttttcatgtaataaataaataaataagtacttttatatcattatatccaaacataattaataaataaaaagatctttgtgtatgagatatccaaatataaaattacttctacttttctataagatctttaaaaaaaaataactaagaaaaaagatCTTTCATAGGTAGAGCATACaatacaagtagaacaattaaGTCTTACACAGATACTGAGGATCCGTTCACAGTTCCGAACAATCCCGATAACAGAATGCCAACTCCCTGTAAGCAGATAGAAGATGCAAATTAGTAATCAACTATAACCTTAccactattattattttataaattcaagaaatttaatttgttttccaAATATTTAAATGTTTATACCTGCCAACCGATACCCCTACTGAGAATAGAGGGAGGTAAAGGAGTTGCACTGGCATACCTATATACAGCAATAAAAGCTCCACTGGACTACTTGTAAGGAACAAAAAACATGTCAGTaggaaatttaatttgaaaatgcaCATCACCAACTGCATTAATTCTAAAGCTTACATACTACACGACAATGCTGACATTAATTTTCATGCAGTGTGTGTACACTTTGTCATTTTACAGAATTATAAATTTGAGAATTGGTTATAATTGCTTCCattagtttttaaaagaaaacaaaatatattaggagctaacacttttatttaaaaaaaataaaatagagaattggCTAGTGTTAGCTGAGATGCAAGacaaatataagaaaaaattattagttacctataaaaaaaaaagaatttaggtTTTGATGCATTGTCAGTGTAAAACAATTTTGCATCTAATGTGATTGAACGACTGTTTTACACTGTCAATGCATCAAAATTAgactcaaaataaataaaattaaaaactctTTGGTCACAGGAAGCTACTATATTTGTCACTTTTTGGGAAGGACTGGCTACTAAATTGAATTGGTACAAATGATAGTAACAAGCTAGCAGCAATATTGACAACAGGTTTCTGACCCCAATGTCTCCGCACTTCTTACTTTATGTGTTGAGACAGTTACCAAATGCCTCCCAAGGGTGACATGCATACATTAGAAGGAAATTCCACAAAACATAGACACCGAAGGGGAAAAACGAATAAGGCAGAGTCTTATGGCATAGTTACATGACCAATTCAACTAATTGGTATGTTATAAATATACTTTCCACCTAATATATTTCACATGTCGAGTATCGCGTACGGCATACCCGTACCTGAATGTATTGCATTATGTGTACTATGTCTTATGGTACTGTGGCACATATAGTGTGTACAAGATGATGAACTGAGAAAAGGAAAGTAGGGAAATTATGGAGGGAGAGACTAGGCTGCCCTATGTCATCAGCAAAATATTTgtcctattttcttttcttataaacaCCATTTCGGAATTCTAGATTAAAGAAAATAATTACCTCTACAAGAGCAACGAAAGCGGCCATCATCATGGCAAAGGCTTCTCCTGCATCAAACGAAGGTGCTCCCCATTGGAAGGGATATGGAACTCTTATCCTGCAAACTCAAAATCCATGAGAAATCTATGTTGAGGATATCAAATATATATTTCTGCCCTTGCTTCAAAGTTTAGTAAGTACCCCCAAAAGATTTAAGAATTACACATCACATATATCCACATTCATAAACCATTCTAGAATATAAGAATATGAATCTGGAAAAGGAGAAAACTGTTGAATGAATAAAATTAAGGCTCTATTGGCATTAAATAACTAAGTTTTAAAGTTAGTCCCCATGCATATATTTTCAATCGGATTTGTCTCATCCAAATGCtgataatttatacttatatacCATGAGATTAATATAAAAACCGTTTAATAATGACATAGTTTCCAcatataaaaaatacaattaaGGGATAAAATTAAAGGAAATCAAACAACTAACCAAGGAGCTGCATTAATAAGTCCAGCACGGTCGGTGCGGCAGGACAACTGTGTTTTGGGTGCGGCATTGTTATAGGCCCCTCCGACGGTGAGTATATGAGCATATACCCACACAATTACAACTGTAAAAATGACTGCGAAACGGTCGAAGATATGCTTCCCGGAACCTAACACATGGGGCACATACTGCACAATAGCCACTAGTTAACAACAAATTTGGACTTGTAGAAACCATCATGCtaggaaaataataaaatcaagagAACTGAAGTAACTAAGATTGTAATGCTCGACAATGAGTGTATGAAACTTCGAGGAACTATACCTGTGAGACAAATACTAGCAATACAAGTTCTGGCAGTCCAATCTCAACACATTTAGCAACCTAAATCCAAAGACACATCAATGTTGAGACTTTCTAGAACTTGTCGTGAACATAATCATTTTAAATCTGAATCAAAAGACTTACCCCAGGAAATCCTAACTCGTACAAGCCGAAACCAACCAGAGATACCAAAGGAACAGCCGAAAGAGGACTTAAGAACCTAGTGAAAATAAGTTACATCACATGGTAAATTGTACCGATTCACAAGAATAATACATTCTTTAATCTTTTCAATAGTACTAGAAACATCATGTCATgaaacaatggaaaatgaaaaggGAATTCTTAAAATCTGGGTTGCATTTTAGCTCAGAGATGTTAAAgccataaacataaagataaagaaaatACATTGCAGCTGTTTACAAAGAACAGAGACCAACCTCGCAACGTTACGCCAGAGGCCACTAAAGCCTAGTACTATTTGCAGTGTTGAAGCAACAATAAGAGCACCCTGGATTGCCCGCATTATTCTCTTGAATTTCTGATTACATAAATAAGCAAATCAAACAGAAAAATGTGATCAAACAGTTCCAATCAAATCAGCACAAAATCCCATGTCTTTCTTTAGtgcttgaattgaattgatattcATCTGTTTACAATCAAATTAAGCATAGCAAGCTTCTAACTTTccaattattgtaataaaaaacaaacaaacaaacaaacaaacaaacaaaacatgTATACAAGTTAGGAAAACTATTCAAAACAGGTAACCCAGCTAGAGCGCTTAGGACACTTGTTAGCAAAAAccataacataaaaacaaaatatgCATAATAGAATAACAATTAACAAGCAAGTAGCAACACAGTAGTCTCCATCCAGTTTAAGTCTCATTCCATGACAAAGTACTACAGATATGTGTCCAAAATTAATTACGTACAATAATTAGGTTTACAAAAATACTTTGTACACACAAAAAATCAGCCatcatatatttgtgtataaatatatatgtagtttaactacttttttaatgtgtattccataatggtagctgattttagtgcACGCCCAACATGGTTGTTGAGTTTAAAAATATCTTGATTATAGATAAATTAGATTGACTGTAAAAAGTCATCTCTCACTAACTCTTCTCTATTGATATTATTTTCCCACTTATCCTCTCATAGGCTAAAAATTTAAACTTatgtcaaaaatttttatttgtataatgcctttttaaaatgattaattatGTCATAATCCATTTATGTATGTTTGATACTTTAGCTGAAAAGTAGTTTTAAGACAATTTATTATATTTGGAATGTGAGAAAAAGCTATTTTAAGTGGTATAATTACAAATATGGATATAAAATGattgattatattattatttaacattTGATAGTTGAGGTTAAATTGGCAAAATTATTAATCTTTTCCTTATAATCATATGCTCTTAATAGTTTTACTAGTGGAAAATTTTAATTAGTGCTGCCTAATTTCTTTCTCAATGGACACTTATTTTGGGCCAAAGTTAGTAATTAAAATCTTCATGAGAGCTTAGAAAaaagcgaaaaaaataaaaaataaaaagagtgaGACATTTTAGTTTTGATCACACAAGACCTCTATGGGATCTGGTTCACCACTGAATCGACCGGCAAGAATTATCGAGATTGTGGTCGGAACAAAGGTATAAGATCCTCCTATGACTGCAGGTAGTCGAGTTCCAAACAGTGTTTGCAACAATGTGTTAATACCAGCTACAAATAGTAATGTTTGGATCACTTTTGCCTTCTCCTCCTGCACAAAGTAgaacaatgaatcttttttttttttttcacataactTTTGGCTACGATGAGAATGTAGTATCAAACCTTATGACTGTATAGTATAGTCAATAATATtccacattaaataaaaaatgctgTATAATCAATTATCACTTACATTGCCACCTCCCATTTGAGGGACAAGAGCAGTGGGAATAAGCACAGTTGTTCCAAGCATCACAAGAAAATGTTGAAAACCAAGAAGTATGGCCTCAGCTGCATCATAATGTCACCAAAATTTCTCATCAAATTagtttaagaataaaaagaacacaaaaacaaaattgaaatccCATGGTAAAGAGATTCTTAAAATTGTAACTGCACAGTAATTAACTAcatattttatgaataaaagtaatccaaaaatatttttcaaaacaaagcatTTTTGGTGGCTACTTCGATATCTTTGTGTGAAGATAATATTATGAACCGTGAGTTAGTTTGACATATTTGACTGAACCATCTAACTGCTTGCCAAATTATTTTCACATGAAGATGTCTTCATAAAAGTAACCaccttttaaaaataatataactaTGTCAAGCgaacacaatttaaaattaaaagaaatttaattACAGCAATTAAATTACCTTATGTTTAAAACACACTAAAATTTAGGAATGCCTCATCTATACACACTCCCCATAAAGTAAATTATTGCAATTATAAATGATTAACTTGACTACTTTGTTCAATAGTTCACTGTATAGTGTCGGTGCTGTACTGCTGTTCTTAAATGTACCTAAATCCAACAATATGAATAATATAGATTTTGTTTCtcttaaaaaaatcattattCCTTTTATTTGAAGAAAATATAGAAGCAACAATTATAGCAATATGtcctaaaaaaatgaaattttagaTAAAGGGCCTAAATTTGAAAGCAGCGAATGAAAATTTTTGTTACCAAATCTGGATCTGGAAACAACTGCGAAGAACCTCAAACATGAATGTagtattaagataaaaaataatgtgaaaatatattttttttttaaaaaaaaaaaaaaagagcactcAGTCACACAGACATACACAACTTTAAACATGCTTCGACTCGCATAAAAATATAAAGTATCCAAGTTCCCCAAATgcaaaaccaaaaataataaacattttttgtttttaagaaataataataaaagagttgGTGAAAAATCAGGGACTCATGAATTAAAGAACCCAGAAGTTTGAAGTttgtcctttctttttctttttctttttctttaacatGAAACAGCTTTAAAGTGAGCTGATTTTTTAGTCAGTCAAAAAAGAATTAATATGGCATATTCTGGGAACTGAAAAAGAAAGAGCTTTTTATTCTTTTGAATCTAATCTAaggttaaatattattaataaaaagacTCACGCCATGGAGGTGGACTAGTAATGCAGTAAGAGATATTTGGTAACTGATCCTTCGGTGGATGTGGTTGTGGCTCATCTgattttcctcctcctcctcctcctcctcctcctcctcctgccatgactcttctttctttctttttgtctcTCCTTTCTAACAATCTAGACAGCTTTCAAAATGGCCAAATCTTAGAGAACGACCAAGATCCTTTATCAAAAGAGACACCACGAAGTAAAGAGAAAATGATAGTGTAACTAGAGAGTGTAGTTTTAGCTTTATTTTTGTTGAATATAATGCGATGGTTTGTGATATTGATAATCATAGCATAGGTATTTAACATCGATGTTAAGGGAGATTAAAAAAAGGTACctttttttgtaaataaattaaagtttgagGAGGAAAATGATTAAGTTGAGGGGCTATAAAGTCAAAATGCAATATATTAAGTTGCCCCCACTAAGCCACCCACCACCCTCAaaaggagaagagaaagagagaggtggTGTTGTTATTGTGGAGCGTGTGGTGGAGTAAAGGAAACTCAAAAATGGTAGCagaaacagaaaccataaaaggAGTGTagacactctctctctctctctcgtataaattaaaattaattattagtataaaactatatattataatataaaatatgttaTGAAACCACTCATTCTAAAAACTTAAGTTAATGGGAAAAGGTAATATTAATGGTTATATCTTTAATACTTTTCTTTTAACAAGAGCCTTTTTttggatttgtttgattttgtataaacctttttttttcttttaaaatatataatatatataaatatataatgattaattttgatatataaataatattttttatttatgaaatagaaataagtaaAGTCATTTGATGTATAATAATTAGATTTGTTcacctacaaaaagaaaaagctATCATTTTTAGATTTGAAACTTCTGGGTTGTTTCTATCtctcattcgatgtcttgatatgtttgtttgagtgatttaaagttttgaaagaaataaaaaaaagcatgtaaagtagAAAATTTATAAAGAAATGGAGATTTGTTGAATTATGCGTATGCGTAAAAAGGAAGTCTGTCAGgcaacgcgtatgcgtgataAGCATTACAGAAATCACGTTAGACTTTTCATTAAATCTGACGTAAACATTTAGATAGAAGAattgatccgtccaaattttataaagatcaaaaatttaaaaatattttttaataattaaaaataaaaatatctacagaataaaaaatcaaaaatttatttatcctttTTTCTAATTTGGAGATGTAAGCGTGTAGCTTAATTGAATGAGCTTATTCTTTCTAGTTAACTAAGTAGGGTTTCAAACtttcaatattttttctttttggaacataaaaaatcttttaaaagtctCGCTCAAGTCTCAGTCATCCCATTGATTAAGCTGCTTAAGAACTACTGAACTAGCAAGGGATTAATCGTCCCACGTAAATATTAagatatagaaaaaaataataataatacacattaaaagtataaaatataaaatatatattaaaatataaaataatattaaaatttataaaataatatatatatatatatatatatatatatatatatatataatacttaatttgatggttaatttttatatatattatttttgtaaacATTTCTCCTCAGTCGTTACAACTTAAAACCTTCTCTGCTAACTCTTTTATCAAAGAAATGATAAAAGAAAGCAAATTATACACTTATGTAAAATCTTCACCTTAAATGCTACAAATATAAGATGACGTATTACTCTTAAGAGAATGATATATTCTATTCTATGATTATAAAGGGCCAGTTACAAAtcaggctaatttttttttatataaaaaattattagtatctttgttaaaaataaaattatttagtataattatatgtggatgaatttttttataagtaaaaaattaatataaaatatatattattattctgacaacacacaaaatacatattaattatgTATCATCATTCTgataatatatagatatatattagACATTTTTTTTATACTTCTATAATTctgtaatatattttaaatattaatatttaatcaaaacacaatttttatcaacatattaaaaataatttctgtacAAATCAATCTATAAAATTCTATTACCAATTAATATCTATTACTAATTTGTGAATGAAATGAACCTCATCTCTCTTGACCTAACTTACTTTTCCAACAAACATTGTTCACATTGATTGTTCTGCTATGTACGGCGCCATGCTTGGATGTGAAAATCAAACATGATGTTCATGAGCATATGTTTTAGGTAGCCATTCTTTTTCTCATACACGTCATCTGTGAGCAATGATATCACTTCATAAGAAAAAATTTGTCTAATTCTATTTAAAAGAAATTGTCAAAAAGTTcataaattgatttatttataaacaataaaaattatatgatattacgtaaatttttatgttttttatacggttcaaaattattttattttatttaatagtaacgtttataattatatatttgttatatttaatgttatatatatatttatttatttttgtaataattaataa
Encoded here:
- the LOC112750689 gene encoding nucleobase-ascorbate transporter 6, translating into MAGGGGGGGGGGGKSDEPQPHPPKDQLPNISYCITSPPPWPEAILLGFQHFLVMLGTTVLIPTALVPQMGGGNEEKAKVIQTLLFVAGINTLLQTLFGTRLPAVIGGSYTFVPTTISIILAGRFSGEPDPIEKFKRIMRAIQGALIVASTLQIVLGFSGLWRNVARFLSPLSAVPLVSLVGFGLYELGFPGVAKCVEIGLPELVLLVFVSQYVPHVLGSGKHIFDRFAVIFTVVIVWVYAHILTVGGAYNNAAPKTQLSCRTDRAGLINAAPWIRVPYPFQWGAPSFDAGEAFAMMMAAFVALVESSGAFIAVYRYASATPLPPSILSRGIGWQGVGILLSGLFGTVNGSSVSVENAGLLALTKVGSRRVVQISAGFMIFFSILGKFGAVFASIPPPIVAALYCLFFAYVGAGGISFLQFCNLNSFRTKFILGFSVFLGLSVPQYFNEYTAINGFGPVHTGARWFNDIINVPFQSKPFVAGVVAYFLDNTLHKRDGAIRKDRGKHWWDKYRSFKGDSRSEEFYSLPFNLNKYFPSV